In the Sulfobacillus thermosulfidooxidans DSM 9293 genome, AGCAATGGCTCAGCTATGCCGGATTATCGCCAGACGGAGGACTGTAATCATGCGATCTTTTTGGCACATCATCCGGGTGAACGTCAAGATCAGCGGGTGGATGCCGGCTATTCTTGCGGGAATTTCTGTAACCTTGTTGGCATTGACCCATGGCCCTCTCGAATTGGCTCGGTTATGGCAACATCATTTCATTGAAAACTGTGAAGCTTTTTTTCCCCTGACTTATGCCTTTATTACCGCTCCTTTGATGGTCATAGACCATGAATTTGGGATGATTGAACTGACATCATCATTGCCCCGACAGCACATTTTGCTCGTGCGGTGGATTATTACTTGGGGAATGGCGACACTGGTCAATATCGTGTTTGTGAGCATTATGATAAGCCTATGGGGACCAGTACGATTGGGAGCTGGAATCTTAGCGGCTCTTGGTCCTTTGTTTTTGGAATCCGGTTTGGCATTATGGGCTAGTGCTCTTACCAAACGTGTGGCTGTGGGCTATTTAGTGGCGATAGCCCTGCCAGTGTCCGATTTGATTGTTCGGGTTCTTGGAGGGTTTCAGGCTTTTCCACTCCTGCAATTTGTCAATTTATTTGCGTTTCGCTGGCCCATTACCAGCGTGAATTGGCAGATCGTAGCGGTAACCCAATTTGTAACAGGCTTTTTGTTAATGACCATGGCGATTATTTTCGCCCGTTGGTTGTATCAACGCATGCTCTCTTAAACGCATATCGTTGTTTTTAAGAGGTTGTGGGGATCAACGGATCCTTTAGTCCGTTATCAGCTTAAGGATCATCACGGTGCGATCTGATTAATCATCTGGGTTTCACTCCGAGGACAAGAGGGGAGATGGTTTTTGTTCGAAACCTCATAGGTGTGGCACTTCTGATTTTTGCCCTTCTCGCTATGGCCGCATGGTCAGGGTTTCGTAATGGCTCGCGTATTCGGAACCATGATGGACCATTGTGGCCGTGGGTCATCCGTCTTCTATTGACGGGAATTGTGCTGAGCTCTATGGGTTGGAGCGCACTGCACCGGTGATGCGTACTCTTCAGTGGCGGCAAAAATGAGATCACGGGATTTTTTGATTATTGATATCAAGCTCTCCGCAATACTCTTTGGATTGACAAAGACGTAATCGTATTATTAATATTAGTTTCAACAAATGAGTGGTTTGGCATGTTATGGTTTCTTATGGTTGACACTCACATATGGGAATCAAATGAATTACACTTTTTCGTGCAATGAAGAAGCCATAGATTTTCTCTTCATGACAGAGAGCCAGAGCCTGTGAAAACTGGTATGAAGGAGAAATCTTACCCACTTCGGAGCATTCTTGTGATGAACAAGACGGTGCCGCCGTTATCCGGTATCGAGGGGCCTTTTAGGCAATCGAGGTGGTACCGCGGAGCTAATCCGTCCTCATGGAGGACGGATTTTTGTTGTTGAATGGGGGATATCACAGTTGCGGATTGTGGTGAAGATTGGGACATCCAGTTTGTGCGGGGATGACGGACGGCTAATGGACGCACGGGTCGAGAATTTGGCCCGTCAAATTGCATGGACCCGCAAACAACACCATGAACTCATTGTCGTCTCGTCCGGAGCGGTTGGAGCAGGCATTGGTCATACGGGTAAACGTCCCACCAATGTTATTGAAAAGCAGGCCCTAGCCGCGATTGGGCAAACTTATTTGATGCAGGCCTATCAGCGACACTTACCAGACATTTCCCTAGCACAAATTCTCTTGACGCGACAAGATCTTGAGCATCCAGCACGGCGTGCCAATTCAGCTAACACGATTCAACGCCTGCTGGAATGGGGAGCGCTTCCCATTGTGAATGAAAATGACACCGTAGCGCATGAAGAAATTCGCATCGGCGATAATGATACGCTGGCCGCCCGCGTGGCTGGCTTGATTCAGGCTGATCTTCTTATTTTATTATCGGATGTTGACGGCCTTTATACGGAAGATCCCAGACAAGATCCTGATGCCCAGCACATTGCAACGGTGCCGTGGGTTTCAGCAGAACTCCTCAACCGACATACAGCGTCCAAAGGTCCATGGGGGACTGGGGGAATGCACACAAAATTATTAGCCGCGCGTATTGCTCAGGAACATGGAATTCCTACCATCCTTGCCGACAGTTCCACCTACGGGATTTTGCAACATTTGATTCAAGGAGATCCCATGCGCGCCACCTATTTCTTATCGCAGCCCGAAAATTCATAGAACGAGGCCATTATGCACGGCAATATCATGGGATTTAACAAAAGGAGCAGTAGATATGTTGCAACAGATGTTAAAAGCAAGCCGTCAGGCGCAAAAGACTTTGGCTCTAAGCCCTGCGAACAAAAGAAATCAGATTTTAGAGACCATGGCATCGTTATTAGCGGAGCGACGCGAGATGATTTTGGCAGCGAACCGCAAGGATATCGAACGGGCCATCGATTTGTCTCCGGCATTGATGAAGCGCCTCGAACTGACAGAGGCACAATTGATGCGCCTCATTGATGGGATTCATGTTGTGATACGGCAGCCAGATCCGTTAGGTCAAGGCGAGGGACAACGGCGTTTACCTAATGGATTGACGATTGAAGCAGTTCATGTGCCTTTAGGAGTCATTGGTTTAATATTTGAAAGTCGGCCCGGCGTGGCCATTGAAGCCACTGCCCTGATTATCAAATCAGGCAATGCCGTCATTTTACGGGGCGGGCATGAGGCGATGGAGTCCATTAGGGTCATCGTCGACTGTTGGCAAGATGCGGTAACCCTGTCGGGCTTCGATAAGGAGCTGGTGCAAGCTATTTTAGACCCGGATCGGCAATATGTGACCGACTTGATGCATTTAAATGGTCTTGATTTACTCATTCCCCGAGGGGGACCTGGTCTCATTCAAAAAGTGGTCAAGGAAGCAACCGTACCGGTTATCGAAACCGGTGTCGGAAATTGCCATGTGTATGTGGACAATATGGCGGATGTTGGTATGGCCGTGGATATTGTCACCAACGCTAAAGTCTCAAATCCCGGTGTCTGCAATGCCGCGGAAACTGTGCTGGTGCACCGCGATATAGCCCCCAAGTTTCTTCCTGCATTAGAACAGCATCTAAGTTCCTATGGGGTGACATTGCATGCAGATCCCTTGTCTAGACATTATTTATCGTTGGCTGTCCCAGCGACGGAAGAAGATTTCGCCACAGAATATTTGAGTCTCGATTTGGCGGTCAAAATTGTGGAGAATATCGATGAGGCCATTGAACATATCGCTCGATATGGAACGAAACATTCTGAAGCCATCGTCACCAACGATTACACCCGTGGAGAATATTTTTTGAATGCGGTAGACGCCGCGGTGGTCTATTGGAATGCATC is a window encoding:
- the proB gene encoding glutamate 5-kinase, with protein sequence MKIGTSSLCGDDGRLMDARVENLARQIAWTRKQHHELIVVSSGAVGAGIGHTGKRPTNVIEKQALAAIGQTYLMQAYQRHLPDISLAQILLTRQDLEHPARRANSANTIQRLLEWGALPIVNENDTVAHEEIRIGDNDTLAARVAGLIQADLLILLSDVDGLYTEDPRQDPDAQHIATVPWVSAELLNRHTASKGPWGTGGMHTKLLAARIAQEHGIPTILADSSTYGILQHLIQGDPMRATYFLSQPENS
- a CDS encoding glutamate-5-semialdehyde dehydrogenase; this translates as MSWDLTKGAVDMLQQMLKASRQAQKTLALSPANKRNQILETMASLLAERREMILAANRKDIERAIDLSPALMKRLELTEAQLMRLIDGIHVVIRQPDPLGQGEGQRRLPNGLTIEAVHVPLGVIGLIFESRPGVAIEATALIIKSGNAVILRGGHEAMESIRVIVDCWQDAVTLSGFDKELVQAILDPDRQYVTDLMHLNGLDLLIPRGGPGLIQKVVKEATVPVIETGVGNCHVYVDNMADVGMAVDIVTNAKVSNPGVCNAAETVLVHRDIAPKFLPALEQHLSSYGVTLHADPLSRHYLSLAVPATEEDFATEYLSLDLAVKIVENIDEAIEHIARYGTKHSEAIVTNDYTRGEYFLNAVDAAVVYWNASTRFTDGYEFGMGGEVGISTQKLHARGPMGLLALTTWKWIAKGHGQIR